Proteins from one Amycolatopsis endophytica genomic window:
- a CDS encoding response regulator transcription factor, translating into MTVRVLLVDDDALVRAGLTMMLDGAPEIAVVGQAGDGDEVPAALDAHPADVVLMDIRMPRLNGILATQRARARPNPPEVIVLTTFDTDENVLRALRAGASGFLLKDAPPAEIADAIRRVAAGDPILAPRITRRLMERVAVEAGSYERARAAFGVLSPREHEVALGVGRGLTNAEIAAELYLSVATVKAHITRVLSKMDLGNRTQIALLAHDAGFC; encoded by the coding sequence ATGACCGTGCGCGTGCTGCTCGTGGACGACGACGCCCTCGTCCGCGCCGGGCTGACGATGATGCTCGACGGCGCCCCGGAGATCGCGGTCGTGGGCCAGGCAGGCGACGGCGACGAGGTGCCCGCCGCACTCGACGCGCACCCCGCCGACGTCGTGCTGATGGACATCCGGATGCCACGCCTGAACGGGATACTCGCCACCCAGCGCGCCCGTGCCCGGCCGAACCCGCCGGAGGTGATCGTGCTGACCACGTTCGACACCGACGAGAACGTCCTGCGTGCGCTGCGGGCCGGGGCGAGCGGGTTCCTGCTCAAGGACGCGCCGCCAGCCGAGATCGCCGATGCCATCCGCCGGGTCGCGGCGGGCGACCCGATCCTGGCGCCGCGCATCACGCGCCGCCTGATGGAGCGGGTCGCGGTCGAAGCGGGCTCCTACGAGCGGGCGCGTGCGGCCTTCGGGGTGCTGAGCCCGCGCGAGCACGAAGTGGCACTGGGCGTCGGCCGCGGACTGACCAACGCCGAGATCGCGGCCGAGCTGTACCTCAGCGTGGCGACCGTGAAAGCGCACATCACGCGTGTGCTGTCCAAAATGGATCTGGGGAACCGGACGCAGATCGCCCTGCTGGCCCACGACGCCGGCTTCTGCTGA
- a CDS encoding sensor histidine kinase, protein MHGELFCERGRTGLTVAAAAGFAATAAGEIASGVRGVPLAADIVLGVLGCALVPLLFRWPVTSALALMVLTAFGATATPPASIGVIQVARRGPLGVAVGVAAAGVSGHLVRGIWRPVPGLPYEWWAVLVVLGHAALVGGGALAEARRALIVSLTERARRAEAEQGRRVAEARAAERTRIAREMHDVLAHRLSLLATYAGALEYRPDSSPERIAHAAGVIRATVHQALNELRTVITLLRGTDEDPEGPLPTLTELSELVEESRAVGTAVELRDGLGDPAAVPGPTGRAAYRVLQEALTNARKHAPGSPVRIELGGEPGARLRIEVTNPVGGGAAGPGTGTGLAGLTERVRLAGGRLDHEAAAGEFRLSAELPWPA, encoded by the coding sequence GTGCACGGCGAGCTGTTCTGCGAACGGGGGAGGACCGGCCTGACGGTCGCCGCCGCCGCCGGGTTCGCCGCGACAGCGGCGGGGGAGATCGCCTCGGGAGTACGGGGCGTGCCGCTGGCTGCCGACATCGTGCTCGGCGTACTCGGGTGCGCGCTGGTGCCGCTGCTGTTCCGGTGGCCGGTGACGAGCGCGCTCGCGCTGATGGTGCTGACCGCGTTCGGCGCGACGGCGACCCCGCCGGCGAGCATCGGCGTCATCCAGGTCGCCCGGCGCGGCCCGCTGGGCGTGGCGGTGGGGGTCGCCGCGGCCGGGGTCAGCGGGCACCTCGTGCGCGGGATCTGGCGCCCGGTACCGGGCCTGCCCTACGAGTGGTGGGCAGTGCTGGTGGTGCTCGGGCACGCCGCGCTCGTCGGCGGTGGCGCGCTCGCGGAGGCTCGCCGTGCACTGATCGTCTCGCTCACCGAACGGGCCCGCCGCGCCGAGGCCGAACAGGGCCGCCGGGTGGCCGAGGCGCGGGCGGCCGAGCGCACCCGGATCGCCCGTGAGATGCACGACGTGCTCGCGCACCGGCTGTCGCTGCTGGCCACCTACGCCGGTGCGCTGGAGTACCGGCCGGACAGCTCGCCGGAGCGGATCGCGCACGCGGCCGGCGTCATCCGCGCGACCGTGCACCAGGCCCTCAACGAGCTGCGCACCGTGATCACGTTGCTGCGGGGTACTGATGAGGATCCGGAGGGCCCGCTGCCGACGTTGACGGAACTGTCCGAGCTGGTCGAGGAGTCCCGGGCGGTCGGCACGGCGGTCGAGTTGCGTGACGGGCTCGGCGATCCGGCCGCCGTGCCGGGCCCGACCGGCCGCGCCGCCTACCGGGTGCTGCAGGAGGCCCTGACCAACGCCCGCAAGCACGCGCCCGGCAGCCCGGTCCGCATCGAACTCGGCGGCGAACCCGGTGCGCGGCTGCGGATCGAGGTGACCAATCCGGTCGGCGGTGGCGCCGCCGGGCCGGGCACCGGGACCGGTCTGGCCGGCCTGACCGAACGCGTGCGGCTGGCCGGGGGCAGGCTCGACCACGAGGCCGCCGCGGGGGAGTTCCGGTTGTCCGCCGAGCTACCGTGGCCGGCATGA
- a CDS encoding YceI family protein, with protein sequence MTDTTSGTVEVPAAGTYRLDASRSALSFTTRHFFGLGPVRGTFRIREGRLTVADPVASSSVLATIDAASIDTGNSARDRTVRSGQYLETDRHADITFASTGLEQSGGQWVLHGTLTVRGTSGPLDVQVESAEVQGPRLRLRATSRVDRYAFGVTAMKGMTGRYLDLRLEVVAERV encoded by the coding sequence ATGACCGACACCACATCCGGCACCGTCGAGGTTCCCGCCGCGGGCACCTACCGCCTCGACGCGTCCCGCTCCGCCCTGTCCTTCACCACCCGCCATTTCTTCGGCCTCGGCCCGGTGCGCGGGACGTTCCGGATCCGCGAGGGCCGGCTGACCGTCGCCGACCCGGTCGCCTCCTCCAGCGTCCTGGCCACCATCGACGCGGCCAGCATCGACACCGGCAACAGCGCCCGCGACCGGACCGTGCGCTCCGGTCAGTACCTGGAGACCGACCGGCACGCCGACATCACGTTCGCCTCGACCGGCCTGGAGCAGTCCGGCGGGCAGTGGGTCCTGCACGGCACGCTCACCGTGCGCGGCACCAGCGGCCCCCTCGACGTCCAGGTCGAATCGGCGGAGGTGCAGGGGCCGCGGCTGCGGCTGCGCGCGACGAGCCGCGTCGACCGCTACGCCTTCGGTGTCACCGCGATGAAGGGTATGACCGGGCGGTACCTGGACCTGCGGCTGGAGGTGGTCGCGGAGCGCGTGTGA
- a CDS encoding peptidase inhibitor family I36 protein, which translates to MLSTGIAGAAALAAITLTTTPAQAADGYYRCPPSHLCLFTGPDGTGAIATFQVGSPDLRQQGVDANVASVMNLTAKGVCGWSEPGYTGETLIAWPGTHGQGTNLGDYARYRLSSVKVGC; encoded by the coding sequence ATGCTCTCGACCGGGATCGCCGGCGCCGCGGCGCTCGCCGCGATCACGCTGACCACGACGCCGGCACAGGCGGCCGACGGCTACTACCGCTGTCCGCCCTCGCACCTGTGCCTGTTCACCGGCCCGGACGGCACCGGCGCCATCGCGACGTTCCAGGTCGGCTCCCCGGACCTGCGGCAGCAGGGAGTGGACGCCAACGTGGCCTCGGTCATGAACCTGACCGCCAAGGGGGTGTGCGGGTGGAGCGAGCCCGGCTACACGGGCGAGACGCTGATCGCCTGGCCGGGAACCCACGGCCAGGGCACCAACCTCGGCGACTACGCCCGGTACCGGCTGAGCTCGGTCAAGGTCGGCTGCTGA
- a CDS encoding ABC transporter permease, protein MTASVPELLQRARRWHAGIADSTTWQAALLKAVAFEVTQHARNRLALLLVLFFIPCWLAIVRTVIPSRPVEYQSRIAPSPVTVDASELALISGALNALTLIIGFMLFASVRRSREFDQRLVLAGYPRPVLLLAKLTGLVLVAILVSGYATVVMTFYTDPRSSGLLFLSLLSAGLTYGGLGVALGVAVPTELAGMFVIIMVSLVDVMVQNPVINPGKDQAVLRFLPTYGPMQSGVAATFTDGGSFGYLMLGPAWLVVFAAFGFVAFALRTKDHSRHAASGSGEPEAAVVTVRLRQDGTLEVASRRGPVMVCTEAAAPPLRMPGWLPLTDKPLGSASPAPGA, encoded by the coding sequence ATGACCGCGAGCGTGCCGGAACTCCTCCAGCGGGCGCGCCGCTGGCACGCGGGTATCGCGGATTCGACGACGTGGCAGGCCGCGCTGCTCAAGGCGGTCGCCTTCGAGGTCACGCAGCACGCCCGCAACCGGCTGGCTCTGTTGCTCGTGCTGTTCTTCATCCCGTGCTGGCTGGCGATCGTGCGGACGGTGATCCCGTCCCGTCCGGTCGAGTACCAGTCGCGGATCGCGCCGTCCCCGGTGACCGTGGACGCGAGCGAGCTGGCCCTGATCTCGGGTGCGCTCAACGCGCTCACCCTGATCATCGGGTTCATGCTGTTCGCCTCGGTGCGGCGGTCGCGGGAGTTCGACCAGCGTCTCGTGCTGGCCGGCTACCCGCGGCCGGTGCTGCTGCTGGCGAAGCTGACCGGGCTGGTGCTGGTGGCGATCCTGGTGTCGGGGTACGCGACGGTCGTCATGACCTTCTACACCGATCCGCGGTCGAGCGGGTTGCTGTTCCTGAGCCTGCTCTCGGCGGGCCTGACCTACGGCGGCCTCGGTGTGGCGCTGGGTGTCGCGGTGCCGACCGAGCTGGCCGGGATGTTCGTGATCATCATGGTCAGTCTCGTCGACGTGATGGTGCAGAACCCGGTGATCAACCCGGGCAAGGACCAGGCGGTGCTGCGGTTCCTGCCCACCTACGGCCCGATGCAGAGCGGGGTCGCGGCGACCTTCACCGACGGCGGGTCGTTCGGGTACCTGATGCTCGGTCCCGCGTGGCTGGTCGTGTTCGCCGCGTTCGGGTTCGTCGCGTTCGCCCTGCGCACGAAGGACCATTCGCGGCACGCGGCCTCCGGTTCCGGGGAGCCGGAGGCCGCGGTGGTCACCGTCCGGCTGCGCCAGGACGGGACGCTGGAGGTGGCATCGCGGCGGGGCCCGGTGATGGTGTGCACCGAAGCGGCGGCCCCGCCGTTGCGGATGCCGGGATGGCTCCCACTGACCGACAAGCCGCTCGGCTCGGCGAGCCCCGCGCCGGGCGCGTAG
- a CDS encoding ABC transporter ATP-binding protein, with protein MSSSDCVLQAVNLHKSFGPRHVLRGVEFGLRPGELLGVLGENGAGKTTLLRVLSGVLRADRGEVVHRGRLGYCPQRIVVNDELTVGQHLRYFQSAYHLDDLAVAEMLAEQLGLAPFRHTRAGLLSGGTRQKLNLTIALMHDPEVVLMDEPYQGFDWENYLTFWTLTDQLRARGRSVLVISHLAHDTDRFDRLLRLSGGQVEPADAMAGAELEPAS; from the coding sequence GTGTCCAGTTCGGACTGTGTGTTGCAGGCGGTGAACCTGCACAAGTCGTTCGGGCCCCGCCACGTCCTGCGGGGTGTCGAGTTCGGGCTGCGGCCCGGTGAACTGCTCGGCGTCCTCGGCGAGAACGGTGCCGGCAAGACCACGCTGCTGCGGGTCCTGTCCGGCGTCCTGCGCGCGGACCGCGGCGAGGTCGTGCACCGCGGGCGGCTCGGCTACTGTCCGCAGCGCATCGTCGTCAACGACGAGCTGACCGTCGGCCAGCACTTGCGGTACTTCCAGAGCGCCTACCATCTCGACGACCTCGCGGTCGCCGAGATGCTCGCCGAACAGCTCGGGCTGGCCCCGTTCCGGCACACGCGGGCCGGCCTGCTCTCCGGCGGGACCCGGCAGAAGCTCAACCTGACGATCGCGCTGATGCACGACCCGGAGGTGGTGCTGATGGACGAGCCGTACCAGGGTTTCGACTGGGAGAACTACCTGACGTTCTGGACCCTGACCGACCAGCTGCGCGCGCGGGGCCGCTCGGTGCTGGTCATCTCGCACCTGGCACACGACACCGACCGGTTCGACCGGTTGCTGCGCCTGTCCGGCGGGCAGGTCGAGCCTGCCGACGCGATGGCGGGCGCCGAGCTGGAGCCCGCGTCATGA